A stretch of Leucobacter aridicollis DNA encodes these proteins:
- the adhP gene encoding alcohol dehydrogenase AdhP, producing the protein MRAASVPAFGSALDVGDQRVPTPGPGQALVRVLTTGVCHTDLHAVEGDWPVKPSPPFIPGHEGVGLVEAVGEGVTNVAVGDLVGNAWLWSACGHCEYCRTGWETLCEQQQNGGYSVDGSFAEYMLVDATYAAIVPAGSDPVEVAPVLCAGVTVYKGLKVTGVLPGQWVVISGIGGLGHIAVQYAVAMGMRVAAVDIADDKLALAQQHGAEVTVNALNEDPVEAIQRETGGAHGVLVTAVHPSAFGQAIGMTRRGGTIVFNGLPPGDFPAPIFDIVLKGLTIRGSIVGTRQDMIEALDFYARGLIHPTVSERPLDDVNDVLDEMRAGKIDGRVVLRLADA; encoded by the coding sequence ATGCGCGCGGCCTCGGTGCCCGCCTTCGGTTCAGCGCTCGACGTTGGCGATCAGCGCGTGCCGACCCCAGGCCCCGGCCAGGCGCTCGTGCGCGTGCTCACCACCGGCGTCTGCCACACCGACCTGCACGCCGTCGAGGGCGACTGGCCGGTGAAGCCGAGCCCGCCGTTCATCCCGGGCCACGAGGGCGTCGGGCTCGTCGAGGCCGTTGGCGAGGGCGTCACGAACGTCGCAGTTGGCGACCTCGTCGGCAATGCCTGGCTGTGGTCCGCGTGCGGCCACTGCGAGTACTGCCGCACCGGCTGGGAGACCCTCTGCGAGCAGCAGCAGAACGGCGGGTACTCGGTCGACGGCTCGTTCGCCGAGTACATGCTCGTCGACGCGACGTACGCGGCGATCGTGCCCGCCGGTTCAGACCCTGTCGAGGTCGCCCCGGTCCTGTGCGCTGGCGTCACCGTCTACAAGGGCCTGAAGGTGACCGGCGTGCTCCCCGGGCAGTGGGTCGTGATCTCGGGCATCGGTGGCCTCGGCCACATCGCGGTGCAGTACGCCGTGGCGATGGGGATGCGCGTTGCCGCCGTCGATATTGCCGACGACAAGCTCGCCCTCGCTCAGCAGCACGGCGCCGAGGTGACGGTGAACGCGCTAAATGAGGATCCGGTGGAGGCCATCCAGCGCGAGACCGGTGGTGCGCACGGTGTGCTCGTGACGGCCGTGCACCCGTCGGCGTTCGGGCAGGCGATCGGTATGACGAGGCGTGGCGGCACGATCGTCTTCAACGGGCTGCCGCCAGGGGACTTTCCTGCGCCGATCTTCGACATCGTGCTTAAGGGGCTGACGATCAGGGGGTCGATCGTTGGCACTAGGCAGGACATGATTGAGGCGCTCGATTTCTATGCCCGTGGGCTCATCCACCCGACGGTCTCGGAACGCCCGCTCGACGACGTCAACGACGTGCTCGACGAGATGCGCGCCGGCAAGATTGATGGCCGCGTGGTGCTCAGGCTCGCAGACGCCTGA
- a CDS encoding DUF779 domain-containing protein: MVSEGTPEPAATPATDDACDLGDPAALASEDTAAIPGVVDARPEVAGERASRLAFTPAAIELIERLWAMHGPLMFHQSGGCCDGSAPMCYQDGEFKTGGQDVKLGTLELPPTAGEPHPREIGFWMSREQFAVWAHTHLTIDAVPGRGSGFSLEAPEGQRFLIRSRLLT; this comes from the coding sequence ATGGTTTCGGAAGGAACGCCCGAGCCGGCAGCGACGCCCGCGACGGATGACGCGTGTGATCTTGGGGACCCGGCCGCGCTCGCGTCGGAGGACACCGCCGCGATTCCCGGCGTCGTCGACGCACGCCCAGAGGTCGCGGGCGAGCGCGCGAGCAGGCTCGCGTTCACCCCCGCCGCGATCGAGCTCATCGAGCGGCTCTGGGCGATGCACGGCCCGCTCATGTTTCACCAGTCGGGTGGCTGCTGCGACGGCAGCGCCCCCATGTGTTACCAGGACGGCGAGTTCAAGACCGGCGGGCAGGACGTGAAGCTCGGCACACTCGAGCTGCCGCCGACCGCGGGGGAGCCGCACCCGCGCGAGATCGGCTTTTGGATGTCGCGCGAGCAGTTCGCGGTGTGGGCGCATACGCACCTCACGATCGACGCCGTGCCCGGGCGGGGATCCGGTTTCTCGCTTGAGGCGCCCGAGGGGCAGCGGTTCCTCATCAGGTCGCGACTCCTCACGTAG
- the adh gene encoding aldehyde dehydrogenase — MTVYAFPGQPDSLVTFKGRYEHYIGGEWVPPVKGQYFENITPVTGKAFCEVARGTAEDIEVALDAAHRAAPAWGKTSPAERAVILNKIADRMEANLEMIAVAETWDNGKAVRETLNADIPLAIDHFRYFAGAIRAQEGGLSQIDDDTVAYHFHEPLGVVGQIIPWNFPILMAVWKLAPALAAGNAVVLKPAEQTPASILVLFELIGDLLPPGVVNIVNGFGAEAGKPLASNKRIRKIAFTGETTTGRLIMQYASENIIPVTLELGGKSPNIFFDDVAAKDDAYFDKAKEGFTMFALNQGEVCTCPSRALIQESFADDFLDAVVARTELITRGNPLDTDTMMGAQASNDQFEKIKSYLDIGRQEGAQVLTGGGVDDLGGDLAGGFYIQPTIFRGDNSMRIFQEEIFGPVVSATTFTDFDDAIRIANDTLYGLGAGVWSRDGNTAYRAGRAIEAGRVWVNNYHAYPAHAAFGGYKSSGIGRENHLMMLDHYQQTKNLLVSYSENAQGFF, encoded by the coding sequence ATGACTGTCTACGCATTCCCAGGACAGCCCGATTCGCTCGTCACCTTCAAGGGCCGCTACGAGCACTACATCGGCGGCGAATGGGTCCCGCCGGTGAAGGGACAATACTTCGAGAACATCACGCCGGTCACCGGCAAGGCATTCTGCGAGGTCGCCCGCGGCACTGCCGAGGACATCGAGGTGGCGCTCGACGCGGCGCACCGCGCAGCGCCCGCGTGGGGCAAGACGAGCCCCGCTGAGCGCGCCGTGATCCTGAACAAGATCGCCGACCGCATGGAGGCGAACCTCGAGATGATCGCCGTCGCCGAGACGTGGGACAACGGCAAGGCCGTGCGCGAGACGCTGAACGCCGACATTCCGCTCGCGATCGACCACTTCCGCTACTTCGCCGGCGCGATCCGCGCGCAGGAGGGCGGACTCTCGCAGATCGACGACGACACCGTCGCCTACCACTTCCACGAGCCGCTCGGCGTTGTCGGCCAGATCATCCCGTGGAACTTCCCCATCCTCATGGCGGTGTGGAAGCTCGCGCCGGCGCTCGCCGCAGGCAACGCCGTGGTGCTGAAGCCCGCCGAGCAGACGCCGGCCTCGATCCTTGTACTGTTCGAGCTCATCGGCGACCTGCTGCCACCCGGCGTCGTGAACATCGTGAATGGCTTCGGAGCGGAGGCGGGCAAGCCGCTCGCGTCGAACAAGCGCATCCGTAAGATCGCGTTCACCGGCGAGACGACCACGGGCCGACTCATCATGCAGTACGCGTCCGAGAACATCATTCCGGTGACGCTCGAGCTCGGCGGCAAGAGCCCGAACATCTTCTTCGACGACGTCGCGGCGAAGGACGACGCCTACTTCGACAAGGCGAAGGAGGGGTTCACGATGTTCGCCCTCAACCAGGGCGAGGTGTGCACCTGCCCGTCGCGCGCGCTCATTCAGGAGTCGTTCGCCGACGACTTCCTCGACGCAGTGGTGGCCCGCACCGAGCTCATCACGCGCGGCAACCCGCTCGACACCGACACGATGATGGGCGCGCAGGCGTCGAACGACCAGTTCGAGAAGATCAAGTCGTACCTCGACATCGGCCGCCAGGAGGGCGCGCAGGTGCTCACCGGCGGCGGCGTCGACGACCTCGGCGGTGACCTCGCTGGTGGCTTCTACATCCAGCCCACGATCTTCCGCGGCGACAACTCGATGCGGATCTTCCAGGAGGAGATCTTCGGCCCGGTCGTCTCGGCGACGACGTTCACCGACTTCGACGACGCGATCCGCATCGCGAACGACACGCTCTACGGCCTCGGCGCGGGCGTCTGGAGCCGCGACGGCAACACCGCGTACCGGGCGGGCCGGGCGATCGAGGCGGGTCGCGTCTGGGTGAACAACTATCACGCCTACCCGGCGCACGCGGCGTTCGGCGGGTACAAGTCGAGCGGCATCGGGCGCGAGAACCACCTCATGATGCTCGACCACTACCAGCAGACGAAGAACCTGCTCGTGAGCTACAGCGAGAACGCGCAGGGCTTCTTCTAG
- a CDS encoding transcriptional regulator, translated as MRNNRHALQRGESVRQRRLLLERAHERFVADSSLADDADSRRMFAAQSDLRHVVLDSWVRSKRRSIDPNATPGARPLSPAELEELQRLHPIARVLPVVNRLLLDEATQAGFVVAIGDAAGRLLWVDGDRRLRSEAEDMGFAAGADWSENAVGTSAPGSALLLGDSIQVLGAEHYNRAVHQWSCTAVPVHEPESGAIIGVIDVTGNDAAASPHILPLVEATRAAVEAELKLVAMRATLERSHERAGPRGLPPAAHATPAREPRQATPRLMLLGRDPALLEHGGGFAGVSRRHAEILTALAEAPNGLSAAALAEQVYGEPGAEQRLRPEVVRLRKWLSQHGVGFELLSRPYRLSGPLRLDALEALEALERGAHRLALAAYEGPLLPSSDAPVVEQLRHEVDSTLRESMLQTAAAPLLFEYAQNWAVDDAQVWEALLHALPPLSPKRTRVVARLETIAAEG; from the coding sequence GTGCGCAACAATCGACACGCACTGCAGCGCGGCGAATCGGTCCGACAGCGCCGCCTGCTGCTTGAGCGCGCGCACGAGCGGTTCGTCGCTGACTCCTCGCTCGCCGACGACGCTGACTCGCGGCGCATGTTCGCAGCGCAGAGCGACCTCCGCCACGTCGTGCTCGACTCGTGGGTGCGGTCGAAGCGGCGCTCGATCGATCCGAACGCGACGCCCGGCGCGCGGCCGCTGTCGCCCGCCGAGCTCGAAGAACTGCAGCGCCTCCACCCGATCGCCCGGGTGCTTCCCGTCGTCAACAGGCTCCTCCTCGACGAGGCCACACAGGCCGGGTTCGTGGTCGCCATCGGCGACGCTGCGGGCAGGCTGTTGTGGGTTGACGGCGACCGGCGGCTCCGGTCCGAGGCGGAGGACATGGGGTTCGCCGCCGGCGCCGACTGGTCCGAGAACGCCGTTGGCACCTCGGCGCCGGGCTCGGCGTTGCTGCTCGGCGACTCGATTCAGGTGCTCGGCGCCGAACACTACAACCGCGCGGTACACCAGTGGAGCTGCACCGCTGTCCCCGTGCACGAGCCCGAGAGCGGCGCGATCATCGGGGTGATCGACGTGACCGGAAATGACGCGGCGGCCTCGCCGCACATCCTGCCGCTCGTCGAAGCGACGCGGGCCGCGGTCGAGGCTGAGCTCAAGCTTGTCGCGATGCGCGCCACACTCGAGCGCAGCCACGAGCGCGCGGGTCCGCGCGGCCTGCCGCCGGCGGCCCACGCCACGCCAGCGCGGGAGCCGCGGCAGGCGACGCCGCGGCTCATGCTCCTCGGGCGGGACCCGGCACTGCTGGAACACGGCGGTGGTTTCGCGGGCGTGAGCAGGCGCCACGCCGAGATCCTCACGGCGCTCGCCGAGGCCCCGAACGGGCTGTCGGCGGCGGCGCTCGCCGAGCAGGTCTACGGCGAGCCAGGGGCCGAACAGCGCCTCAGGCCGGAAGTCGTTCGGCTGCGCAAGTGGCTGAGCCAGCACGGCGTCGGGTTCGAGCTGCTGTCGCGCCCGTATCGCCTGAGCGGCCCGCTCCGCCTCGACGCGCTCGAGGCGCTCGAGGCGCTCGAGCGCGGCGCCCACCGGCTCGCCCTTGCCGCGTACGAGGGACCCCTGCTGCCGTCGTCGGACGCGCCGGTCGTTGAGCAGCTCCGCCACGAGGTTGACTCGACGCTGCGCGAGTCGATGCTGCAGACAGCCGCAGCCCCGCTGCTGTTCGAGTATGCCCAGAACTGGGCCGTCGACGACGCGCAGGTGTGGGAGGCGTTGCTGCACGCGCTGCCGCCGCTCTCGCCGAAGCGCACCCGCGTCGTCGCGCGGCTCGAGACAATCGCCGCCGAGGGCTGA